One segment of Meriones unguiculatus strain TT.TT164.6M chromosome 3, Bangor_MerUng_6.1, whole genome shotgun sequence DNA contains the following:
- the LOC132652894 gene encoding PRAME family member 12-like has protein sequence MSAQTPPTLLKLAMQALLRDETLDMSALDKLPMVFFPALFKEALTGRHTTTVKAMVAAWPFPCLPVGALMKTADLETLQAVLAGVDTWLQRKFHSRRGKLQVLDLRKKHHEFWSIWADAEDGDCSAETLDEQQVVKVLPRYALRQRLKVVADLWLMYCLNEKQACFLHWAHQRKGSIQFCCMEMKIWALPVYVIREVLNVFHLEYIEELELNMLSWDLLKLLQLTPYLGQMRNLRKLLLASIFKTVFLIGNRTTDREEKCVRNFISQFSKLNCLQHLSMNGMYFLRDHLKQVLGCLMAPLETLSITSCNLSQSDLNSLSECPKLFQLKHLDMKHVGLTSLDLRPLQILLENVADTLQSLDLKACWISDSHLTMLIPALSKCSQLANVSFYDNYFSMHNLRKLLQHTANLSKMNVEQYPAPLECYDELGYISTERFTQLCAEEIDRLRAIRQPKYISFATLICSRCGERSVYGQELRLCVCQQR, from the exons ATGAGTGCTCAGACTCCACCCACACTCCTGAAGCTGGCAatgcaggctctgctgagagatGAGACCTTGGACATGTCAGCTCTGGACAAACTGCCCATGGTGTTCTTCCCAGCACTGTTCAAGGAGGCCTTGACTGGCAGACACACTACAACTGTGAAGGCAATGGtggcagcctggcctttcccctgtctccctgtggggGCATTGATGAAGACTGCTGACTTGGAAACCTTGCAGGCAGTTCTAGCAGGAGTAGACACGTGGCTGCAAAGAAAGTTTCACTCCAG GAGGGGAAAACTTCAGGTTCTTGACCTGCGGAAGAAGCACCATGAATTCTGGAGCATATGGGCTGATGCAGAGGATGGTGACTGCTCAGCAGAGACCCTGGATGAGCAGCAAGTAGTGAAGGTCCTTCCCAGATATGCACTGAGGCAGCGCCTGAAGGTGGTAGCTGACCTTTGGCTTATGTATTGTTTGAATGAAAAGCAAGCATGCTTCTTGCATTGGGCCCACCAGAGAAAGGGCTCCATACAGTTCTGCTGTATGGAGATGAAGATCTGGGCTCTTCCTGTCTATGTTATCCGAGAGGTCTTGAATGTCTTCCATCTGGAGTATATTGAGGAATTGGAACTGAACATGCTCAGTTGGGATTTGTTAAAGCTGTTACAACTTACTCCCTACCTGGGCCAGATGAGAAATCTTCGCAAACTCTTGCTGGCCTCCATCTTCAAGACTGTGTTCCTGATTGGCAACAGAACaacagacagagaagagaagTGTGTCAGGAATTTCATTTCTCAGTTTTCCAAACTCAACTGTCTCCAGCACCTCTCCATGAATGGCATGTACTTTCTTAGAGACCACCTGAAACAGGTTCTTGG GTGCCTGATGGCTCCGttggagaccctgtccatcaCCTCCTGCAACCTTTCACAGTCAGACCTGAATTCCTTGTCCGAGTGCCCGAAGCTCTTTCAGCTGAAACATCTGGACATGAAACATGTGGGCTTAACGTCTTTGGATCTTAGGCCTCTCCAAATCCTCCTAGAGAATGTGGCAGACACTTTGCAATCCCTGGACTtgaaggcttgttggatttcagaCTCTCATCTCACTATGCTCATACCTGccctcagcaagtgctctcagctgGCCAATGTCAGTTTCTATGACAATTACTTCTCCATGCACAACCTGAGGAAACTTTTGCAGCACACAGCTAACTTGAGCAAGATGAATGTGGAACAGTACCCTGCCCCGCTGGAGTGCTATGATGAGTTGGGTTATATCTCCACAGAGAGATTTACCCAACTCTGTGCAGAGGAAATAGATAGACTCAGGGCCATAAGACAGCCCAAGTACATCTCCTTTGCTACACTTATTTGCTCTAGATGTGGAGAGCGTTCTGTCTATGGCCAAGAACTCAGACTCTGTGTTTGCCAGCAGAGGTGA